One genomic window of Solanum dulcamara chromosome 12, daSolDulc1.2, whole genome shotgun sequence includes the following:
- the LOC129876011 gene encoding phosphoenolpyruvate carboxylase encodes MTTRNLEKLASIDAQLRALVPGKVSEDDKLVEYDALLLDSFLDILQDLHGEDLKETVQECYELSAEYEGKHDPKKLEELGNVLTSLDPGDSIVIAKAFSHMLNLANLAEEVQIAYRRRQKLKKGDFADENSATTESDIEETFKKLVADLKKSPQEVFDALKNQTVDLVLTAHPTQSVRRSLLQKHGRIRDCLAQLYTKDITPDDKQELDEALQREIQAAFRTDEIRRTAPTPQDEMRAGMSYFHETIWKGVPQFLRRVDTALKNIGINERVPYNAPLIQFSSWMGGDRDGNPRVTPEVTRDVCLLARMMAANLYYSQIEELMFELSMWRCNDDLRDRAAELYKSSRRDTKHYIEFWKTIPPSEPYRVILGDVRDKLYQTRERTRQVLAHGISDIPEEATYNSIEQFLEPLELCYRSLCDCGDRPIADGSLLDFLRQVSTFGLSFVRLDIRQESDRHTDVLDAVTQHLEIGSYREWSEERRQEWLLSELSGKRPLFGPDLPKTEEIADVLDTLHVIAELPSDCFGAYIISMATAPSDVLAVELLQRECHVKQPLRVVPLFEKLDDLEAAPAAVARLFSIEWYRNRINGKQEVMIGYSDSGKDAGRFSAAWQLYKAQEELVKVAKEHGVKLTMFHGRGGTVGRGGGPTHLAILSQPPDTINGSLRVTVQGEVIEQSFGEEHLCFRTLQRFTAATLEHGMHPPVSPKPEWRALMDEIAVIATEKYRSIVFKEPRFVEYFRLATPELEYGRMNIGSRPSKRKPSGGIESLRAIPWIFAWTQTRFHLPVWLGFGAAFKYAVDKDIKNLRMFHEMYNAWPFFRVTIDLVEMVFAKGDPGIAALYDKLLVSEDLWSFGELLRSKYEETRALLLQIAGHKDLLEGDPYLRQRLRLRDSYITTLNVLQAYTLKRIRDPNYHVKLRPHISKEYMESKSAAELVTLNPTSEYAPGLEDTLILTMKGIAAGMQNTG; translated from the exons ATGACGACTCGGAATTTGGAGAAATTGGCATCCATTGATGCCCAACTGAGGGCTTTGGTACCTGGTAAGGTTTCTGAGGATGACAAGCTGGTTGAGTATGATGCTTTGCTTTTGGATAGTTTCCTAGACATTCTTCAGGATTTGCATGGAGAGGATCTCAAGGAAACG GTCCAAGAGTGTTATGAACTTTCTGCGGAGTACGAAGGCAAGCATGATCCAAAGAAGCTGGAGGAGCTTGGAAATGTGTTGACTAGTTTGGATCCAGGGGATTCCATTGTCATTGCTAAAGCTTTCTCTCACATGCTTAATTTGGCCAACTTGGCTGAGGAGGTGCAGATTGCCTACCGTCGACGCCAAAAGTTGAAAAAGGGAGACTTTGCTGATGAGAACAGTGCAACAACTGAATCTGATATTGAAGAAACTTTCAAGAAACTCGTAGCAGACTTGAAAAAGTCTCCTCAAGAAGTTTTCGATGCTTTGAAGAATCAGACGGTGGATCTAGTATTAACTGCTCATCCTACTCAATCTGTCCGAAGATCTTTGCTTCAAAAGCATGGAAG GATCCGAGATTGCTTGGCTCAGCTGTATACTAAAGACATTACCCCCGATGATAAACAAGAACTTGATGAGGCATTACAGAGAGAG ATTCAAGCTGCTTTCCGCACTGATGAGATTCGGAGGACTGCTCCAACTCCACAAGATGAAATGAGAGCTGGAATGAGCTACTTTCATGAAACTATTTGGAAGGGCGTTCCACAGTTCCTTCGCCGGGTTGATACGGCTCTTAAAAACATAGGGATTAACGAACGAGTTCCTTACAATGCTCCTCTTATTCAGTTCTCCTCTTGGATGGGTGGTGATCGGGATG GTAATCCAAGAGTGACCCCCGAGGTCACAAGAGATGTCTGCTTATTAGCAAGAATGATGGCAGCGAACTTGTACTATTCGCAAATAGAGGAGCTCATGTTTGAG TTATCTATGTGGCGTTGCAACGATGATCTTCGTGATCGAGCAGCTGAACTTTACAAGTCCTCAAGGAGAGATACCAAACACTACATAG AATTCTGGAAAACAATTCCGCCAAGTGAACCATATCGTGTAATTCTTGGCGATGTTAGAGATAAGCTGTATCAGACACGTGAGCGTACTCGCCAagtgttagcccatggaatcTCTGATATTCCTGAGGAGGCAACTTATAATAGCATTGAGCAG TTCTTGGAACCTCTTGAGCTCTGCTACAGATCTCTTTGTGATTGTGGTGATCGTCCCATTGCCGATGGAAGCCTTCTGGATTTTCTAAGACAAGTTTCTACCTTTGGACTCTCATTTGTGAGACTTGACATAAGGCAAGAGTCAGACCGCCACACTGACGTCCTTGATGCCGTTACTCAGCACTTGGAAATTGGTTCATATCGCGAGTGGTCTGAAGAACGTAGACAAGAGTGGCTTCTCTCTGAACTCAGCGGCAAGAGACCTTTATTTGGACCTGATCTTCCAAAAACAGAAGAAATTGCTGATGTCTTGGATACACTCCATGTCATAGCAGAACTTCCATCAGACTGCTTCGGGGCATACATCATCTCAATGGCCACCGCGCCATCTGACGTGCTTGCAGTTGAGCTCCTACAGCGTGAATGCCATGTGAAGCAACCTTTACGAGTGGTTCCACTTTTTGAGAAATTGGATGATCTGGAAGCTGCTCCTGCTGCTGTTGCACGTCTCTTCTCGATTGAGTGGTACAGAAACCGGATCAATGGCAAACAAGAGGTCATGATTGGGTATTCGGATTCTGGCAAGGATGCTGGTCGGTTTTCAGCAGCCTGGCAGCTATATAAGGCTCAAGAGGAGCTTGTAAAAGTTGCCAAAGAACATGGTGTGAAGCTAACTATGTTCCATGGTAGAGGTGGTACAGTCGGAAGAGGAGGTGGCCCCACCCATCTTGCTATATTGTCTCAACCACCCGACACTATTAACGGATCTCTCCGTGTCACAGTTCAGGGCGAGGTTATTGAGCAATCGTTTGGGGAGGAACACTTGTGTTTTAGAACTCTCCAACGTTTCACTGCTGCTACCCTTGAACATGGGATGCATCCACCAGTCTCTCCAAAACCTGAATGGCGTGCACTTATGGATGAAATCGCAGTTATTGCTACAGAGAAGTATAGATCAATCGTTTTCAAAGAACCCCGATTTGTTGAGTATTTCCGCTTG GCCACACCTGAGCTAGAGTATGGTCGAATGAACATTGGCAGCCGTCCATCAAAGCGTAAACCCAGTGGAGGCATAGAATCACTCAGAGCTATTCCATGGATCTTCGCCTGGACTCAGACAAGGTTTCATCTCCCTGTCTGGCTTGGCTTTGGGGCAGCATTTAAGTATGCTGTTGACAAGGATATCAAAAACCTACGCATGTTTCACGAGATGTACAATGCATGGCCATTCTTTAGGGTCACGATTGACTTGGTTGAGATGGTGTTTGCGAAGGGAGACCCGGGTATTGCAGCTTTGTACGACAAGCTTCTTGTTTCAGAAGATTTGTGGTCCTTCGGTGAGCTTTTGAGGTCCAAGTACGAGGAGACAAGGGCCCTCCTGCTTCAG ATTGCTGGACACAAGGATCTTCTGGAGGGAGACCCCTACCTCAGACAACGACTCAGGCTGCGTGATTCCTACATCACGACCTTAAACGTGTTGCAAGCCTACACTCTAAAGCGTATACGTGATCCAAACTACCATGTCAAGCTGAGGCCTCATATTTCCAAGGAATACATGGAATCAAAATCAGCTGCTGAACTAGTGACGCTGAATCCGACAAGTGAATATGCCCCTGGATTGGAGGACACACTTATCTTGACCATGAAGGGTATTGCTGCTGGAATGCAGAACACAGGCTAA